The Hippocampus zosterae strain Florida chromosome 2, ASM2543408v3, whole genome shotgun sequence genome contains the following window.
agaaatcaaaacatttgatACGCCTCTCAGCCCGATGTCATCAAGCCGTTTGGACGACGGCGCTCGGTGCCGGACGTCTCACAGTGTTTATCCACATCAAGTCAAGAGtcacaaataaattaaaaacatttttccctGCCAGTCCAGTGATTGCCTGTAGGTTGCACAGAGGAGGCTACACATGATGACATTTTTCTATATAcagcatatattttttaatctccaGTTAGTGATGGTCACGGCGAGAGGATGTGTGTTTATTAGTCCTTCCACATGGGATTACAAACATGGCCTCTATCTTACTCAAACATTCACAGGTTGTCAGGCTTCCATGGTTGGGACGATTTtggagtgaattaaaaaaaacaacaaagctaaATTCATGAAAACTGTACAATAGTAGTTCCTGCCATCTGGAAGCTGAAAATAACAGTGAGATGATATTAACAGCGGTAGTGCTGCGGCCCATGACGACGGGAAAGGGTTTGGGGGCTTCGGGGGCGGGGAGACACAAGGACATGGGACAGGGTCGGTGGGTCTCAGTAGTTTTGGCTAAAAAGGTGAGGTAGGCCTTGGCTTGAAAACTGGCAGGGCTTCTTTCACATCTTGATGTCCTCCTCCACGCTGAGCTGCGACAGGGTCTTCTTGATGCGCAGCGCCGTCAGACGTGCCGCACCGTTGGCGTACCAGCACTCACGCATGATCTTGCCCATCACGCGCAGTGACTTCACAGCGCGCACACAGGGGACACATGATGTGTTACCatgagcattaagctagcggaaaATATGCTGGTTGTTTTTCATTATTCTTCTGTAAatattctctttgtttgatgtttagtttgacagcaaccttcaacagcttgaagcctctttttgaagaattggTAACTATTGGCAAATATGGAGCTGAACGCTCGGTTAATGGaccactcgaaattgtcctttaagtgtgccttgcgattgggtggcaacccgttcagggtgtcccccgcctcctacccgaagacagctgggatgggctttaGCAcgtccgtgacccttgtgaggattagtggatcagaaaatgaatggatgaaaggaTATTTAGGTCTTCGGGGTAGTTTAAAAACTCAATGAGTATTTCCCATTTGACATCCCCAGCTAGTAGAATGGAAGATGGGCCTCTAGTGATTTGATTAAGTACTGTGACGTTGTAATTCGGCCATTTCATCACGCTTCCTTCTTGATATATATGGTAGCTTGATAGAAAGCTGTTCAGATATGTGTAGTTATTCAATACtctcctggggaaaaaaaaaaaatctctacaaCTAAGTCAATTGGTTACCTCGTAGCTCTGCCACCAGTTGGGCACGTTGGGCCGCAGCTTCTGGTCACACACCACCTTCCTCATCTCCTCTATTGAGGGGTCAGAGGGCACCAGGTCATAGTAGGGCAGCTGGTACTCCTCGTGGATACCTGCCATATAAGCGCAATGGAAACGATCGGGTGCGTCCTGGAGGCTCTGCTGcgcagaggtgtgtgtgtgtcttcgtgtgcgcgcacgcgtctCACCTCCGGCATTGCAGCGGCGCGCGATCTCCCAGTAGACCAGGCCCAGAGCGTAGATGTCGGCGCACTTGAAGGAGTCAAAGTGCTTCATGTTGATGCTCTCGTCCAACACTTCTGGAGCCATGTACCTGGGAGGTTGCACAGCATGACGTCAGGTTGCAGAAAAACAATTAGACAGCCAGACCATAAGCCCACTTTATTCATCGATTCAAGTTTGTCGGGACAATTTATGATTGATTTGAATCAAATTGTTGGAGCTTCCGTAGTCTAAAGCGTATCCCTGTCGAACTTGCACTGTTGACATGgacgagagaaagagagagagaaagagcgatCGTTTCTAAAAGCAGAGACCGCGTTGCCGCTCTTTTTAGCGACTCATCCCACCCGAGCAACTTTCTCTGAAAAAAAGCTTGAGCGGAATCATTTTCACATTGCTTTTCGTATGACAAATGGAGCCGAGCGCTAAGCAATCATTTGGTCAATCACACTCGACCTTGCCAGAGATGTGCAGGCCGTTTATTCACTGAAGAAGTGCACAGATTGACAGCCGATCGACTATCAAAGGAAACGATAAATATTTTTGATAAATTGACTCATCATTTGAAGGCCTtgtttcattttcagttgtcCAAAGCCTGTCATAAGTCGATCTTCTCTGATTTGTGTTGTGCTCCATGAAATCATACCGATTTCGCTTTTACTTTGCAATTAAgaataatcaacatttttgccatttttcaaaCACGTCACGGACAAAAGCAGGAACGGATTGATGATTCATGtacatttgtgcattttctgcaccgtCGATTTGGCATAATATCCTGTTGTAGAATCAAGGGATGGAAATTAAAACGGGCTTTTCAGAAATCGGATTCGCTGTCGGCAAGTGTTCTTTAAGAGCTTTGCTTTCTTTCCCCTTTTGTTTTatcacatggtgtttgttgttacgtgaTAGGGACCCGATGTGGAtggttttcagtgtttttttggccacaacgtTGGTCAAAGTAGAAGAATCTGTGctcggtggttgcgccttctccgCAGCACGCGTGTACCAGCGCTGATTCTCGTCGGAATGAATGTCGGTGCTATTTGACTGTCGCCGCTTGACAACCTGGTGGcgcttgtgttttattttgttcagcggagatggTGGCGCAGTTGGACAGTCTGGGCTAGTGcagttggatggatggctcGTGGGAGCCGAGGATGAGacgagaggagcgttggcgcagagtgcGGATGcacatttggaactgggagtcggcGCTTGGAAgcgaagcggatttacatggcaGGGAGAAGTGAAGCAACCTCGTTTTgagtcaatggacgctacagcttcttgcttactttcaaacttggctCGTAGCCGGCGTGCGCACATTttaagcatgacgtctctgatccactttgatcctctctttcatcgagaactgcttcaaacaacaaagcgtattaGGGGAAAAGTGgctaagattgcatgactgtccgtgtttgatgatgttgtgttatattatattgttattttatgcgTGTCGTTTCTTAAAGCCCGAGATGAATTGAGATGTATTGTACGAAATAATCCAGATTCCCGGAATGCTGAAAACAATTGTCAGCTGCAGCCCAAACTCGTATGAAAGACACGTTGGAAAGAAAGTCACAATGCAAAGAACCCACTCGGACTACAAAATGCAAGCAAACGCGGAGGCTGCACGGATGCGGCTCACTTACCTTTTGGTGCCCACGCGCTGGTTGGGGGCAATATCAATGGTGTCCGTAATGGATTCGTGGCGGACGGCCAGGCCCAAGTCGGCGATGGCGCACATGCCGTTTTTTTTCACCAGGATGTTCTTGGACTTGAGGTCACGGTGCGCGATGCCGGGCTTACCTACGGGGGAGGCGTCTGGAATTAACTGGGACGGGGCGAATTCAGTGACGTGAAGGCGCCGAGCGAGCTCCCCTCACCCTGAGTGCCGAGGATCTCCATGTGCAGATGTGCCAAACCGCTGGCGGCCGACAGCGCCAGCTTGATCATGCCCTCGATGGTGACCGAGTAGCGATTTAGGTAGTCGAAAAGGGAGCCGTGCTCGTGATAGTCGGACACCAGCCACAGCTGCGTCCACGTGCCGTTGTCTGGAGgagaacacgcacgcacgcacgcaattgCTTtggtgaagaaataaaaagtgcatgtgattgaatttgtgtttttcatcGACACTAAAATTGCATTCGGAAACAAACAGACGTCTGTGGGGAAACGCAATTACAGGATCCACAAGTGGGGAAACCTTGGCCTATTTTGCGGTTGGCTCCTTGCATGTCTGCTTTGGAAATTGTTTTCGGCTCTTTGTTTTCGTTGTCGGCCCAATTTTTTTGTAAGAACGCGCCATTATTTTTCCGTGTTGTAAGATGAGTTTTTGATAGTTCCAACTATTAACGTCAGCAAGGCCAACTAAGCCCCGGCAAAAGCGGGGGTTGAATGTATGCGCTCATCTCGAAGATGCCAGTCTGTGCCTAAGTCACGAAGCCGCTTCTTGTTTTGACAAACATTTAGAGGCCACGTCACTTCAAATGCTCTGATTGCACTTTTCCCCAATCATATGATCAGTGCGCATAGCGACGCTTGGTTTGTTGATTTAAATCAGCTCGACGCGCGTCCGTCAGCATCCGTCGCCCTTTTCTTCTCCTTGCCTCACCTTTATTGTCTGCCGCGATGAAGCCCAGGATGTTTTCATGGCGCAACATGATTGTCTGGTAGATCTCGGCTTCTCTAAACCAGGAGCGCTCCTCCCTGGATGAGAAGATTTTCACCGCCACGTCCCCGCCGCGCCACTTCCCTCGCCAGACTTCGCCGAAGCGGCCCTTCCCGATGATTTCCTGCAGTACGATGGTCCTGGCCACGGTCCGCTGCACAAATAGGGGCAGGCCTGCAGGGGCCAGTAAACAAAATATTGAGCTGGTTGGTGACGGTGAGGAAGCGCCAATAGCAAAAGAAAGGCAAACGTGTTTCAAAGCGCGCAGTCTGACCTCACGGGCACAGGAGTGCGTGTTCCCATCATCGACATGTTTGCACACATTCCGAGCGGATTACGCTCGCAACCGCaaggtattttcacgactatccACTGGACCGCAGATAAAATAATTGCTGCCATGCAATTTTTCCAGTCTTGTAAAAATCCCACAAATCTTTCTCAAGTGTTAATAGAATGGTGCGATAAGACTTGGCTGAGCCGCGGCTCCGAAAAGTTGCGGGAGGTCATCGCGGCCTACAGTTCAAATCGGCACCTCtttggggattaaaaaaaaaaactgcaagtaGCCACTCAAAAGCGCATTAGCTGAAATTTAACATGAGGTAAAACAGCGATTGATCCCCAACACCAAACTGGGGCGAGatgtttattgatgtatttcatGATTTGCATCAGAAACATGCAGCGCTTTGGAGGCAGACCTGCACCGTAAAGACGATTTATTTGGGCAAATACAGATGCAGTTTATAGGCTGACAAAATCCACTTTTCTGCAAAACACGACATCTGCAAAGGCATTTGTTGCATCGTGTTCAGCGAGCagtgaaaatgattttactgTGGAGCTAAAGAAGAAAGACTCTGCATGTGGATGTTCTTATTCCTGCTTGGAGATTATTGGATAACTGAAGCAAGTAGAACGGTAAGACGTCATTTGCAGGCGGTAGATCATAGAAAACACTTGGATGAACATACTTGGGAAAACTACGGGAGGCAATTTCGAGTGCATTCTGTGATCGCGCTACGAAATCAAATCACTCGTCTCTCAAATGATCTTTCGTCATTGAAATGGACGCAGATGCTTCTGGTCAGTTGCGGCCCACGCGTTTCTCGTATGGCGttgtgtaaaaatgtttttaacatttCGCAATGCGGGCTTTCACTCCCCAAAAATCTGGGCTTCAAAATGCAAGAGCCAAAAAAAGCGGAGTTTTTCCGCGTTGTTGTTCCGCCATGGTTTTATTTCAAAGGCCTGACCTTCGACAGGATGCGTTACGCCAATTTGCTGGAATCTTGTTGCCGGTCAAACTCAGAGGCtgcttaaaaattaaaataaattaaattttaaaaaaaacatccactttttttaattgcatttcacGGTGTTATGCGATATTTTGGGGTGATTCAACTGAGGATTGGCTCAAAAAACAGGAGGGTTCAAAGATGAGTAGAACTCAAATCAGCTCTAGGATTGTCAGCACGCATGCCATTACCAGAGCCTGATCCGGAGGTAGACATGTCATAGATGAGGTCttgcagggtcttgtccttggCCAAGTACAGATGGTCACATGACGGGTCCTCCACTTCCAACCTCTGCCTGTGACTGTAGGCCCTCTGGTGATACTGGAAGAGGAAAACGCCCACCATGAGCAGCACACAGAGCAGAAAGACGGGCCCCGCGATGACCGCCGCCAGCTCCACGGGACCCCAGGAGCCGGCCGAGCCCGAAATGTCCTCCTTGGTGGGCACTGAGAGcacagaggggatcgagcaGAGAGGTCAATACTCGCGTGTGCGGTCTCGCGGCGGGAAGGGGTCGCCGTGCCGATGCGACCGAGCCTTACCGGGGACTTTCAGGTCAATACTGTTGCAGTAGTCCACATAGCAGCAGTGAGTGTTGAGCAGACCCTCGGCGCTCAGGCAGTAGAAGGGTTGCCCGGGCGGAACCAGGTTGTCCCTGTTGATGCAGATGCGTACGTGCTGCTCCTTCCCCTGGATGGTGTACGTGGAGGCCATGCAGGCGCCGTCCGTCTCACACTCATAGCCCGTCTTCTCGCAGGTCGTGCAGTTGCAACGAAGAGCTGGAGGGGGTCAGCCAATCGAGGCGTTACCGTGGAATGCAGAGAAATGTCGCCGTGTGCAATCAATATTTGCACATTTTGCTCAGATGTAGACTGGAAACACAAGTATTCTCTGTTATGGGATGTCTCCGACTGGATGGCATCGTGCACTCCATCATAGGAGCAGGGTTGGAACGATATCTGAGGCAAAGCTCACAGTACTGAGGGGCTGGCTCCCGGTACAGGTGGGGCGGTAAGGAGCGCGAGAGAGAACCAAAAAGAGCTTACTGGCCCCCTTCCATTCAATGGTTACGTTTGTAAAACCTCTTGCTTGCTGCAGCTATGTTCACAATAACagaagcccccctcccccccaatcccccccccccaacttgtTTTTCCACTGTCCTAGTGTATATCATACAGTCCCTCGTTTTGCTGGAATCTCTTGCCAGAGTGAATCATACAAAGGAGTAAAGATTCAAAATACACCAATCAAAAGCGTGAATGCTTTTCAATCGACATGAGAAatgatgtttattatttatttttttaaatcacatctcCCGCCCCACCCAAAAATTCTTGACTTTGCTTTGAAATCTCTAACTCTGTTTTTAACTGCTTTTAAATCTCCAAGTTTGAGATGTTTCccttctccaacacacctgattcaggcgATCAGCACAAGCCTGTTGAATATCCGGCATTCAAATTAGGTGCGTCGGCGCGGGCAAAAACAACACCTAAAACAGGCCGGATAGGGGCTCTCGAGGACGACAGTCGATAAGTGCCGTGATCTTCGGCAGTATCATGacatcattgtttgtttttaaaccatgaCTTTGCATTAGGTTTGTGGGGGAAGTCCCAAAAGAGTTTGATTTGGAATGAATAGTGATTGGCGCTGGCAATTGGGAGCCAAGTTATTCACAGGTACTGATGTCGCGACCCATGATTAAAATGCTGTTTTGCGTGTATGCATGCAGTCCGAGTTTTGCCAGGTGGCTCGCATCTGATAATTGCGCTGCAGGGGGAAAGCTAAACCCACAGAAACACGCAGATGGAAAGAGTTCAATTCAGGCGGGACACACTTTTGGTGTGACCAGACAGAGCAGGACCGAAGTCGCGGCACCCAGACGGCCATGAAATCAGAGCCTTCACGGCGGATGAACCCAAAGAGGCTGGGTGACGCCCAACCTGCCTGCAGGGGAGACAACCCGATACTAAACAAGGACAGAGGGCTTCATTCCTTGCCCTTCTTTAGACCTCACTGACACAGAGGTACAACATTGTTTCGATACGTAATCAttatgatattaaaaaaaatgtaaatgtgtccaaccccatttcatttccttttgcAATACACTGCACCTTTCTTACACCGCAGTTTATAGCTGGCCATTTGAGTCACAAGTGGACCCGTGCCGGGCACAAATGACTGGTTGTGAGCCAACCAGTCGTGGTGGTGGCCAAGTCGCCGGAACTCAAGAAAGCGATTCATTTTGGAGCCAAATGGGACTTGGAGTCCAAGCGCACATTTTCATTCCCCCCCCGGCTTCAACTGAAGTTTGGGAGCATATCAGGACCCGAGTGGGCGTGGAGACTTGTTCCCGACGGGACCTCAATCAAAATCCTTGCAATCACTGGGTCGTCTCGCAGTAACGTGTCACAGATCGACAGCCCCATCCAGATGAAGAGTGGACCCCTCAAGACTTCGACTGTGGACCGCAAAGCAATAATAAGCCAAGATGAGAGAAATTCTTATCTTTATTCTTTTCCATAGAAGCGTGACAGTCAGTTCAAGCTCTAACAATGTCTggcacagagagagaaaagattTAAGCGTGGTGAGTTTCCAACTAATCTTCTGTCTTATCCGGAGGGGTCTCTTTGACCACAGATGCTTTCACAATTTCAAGTGTGGCTGAGCAgatttttcacaacagtttTCCACCCACGCTGGGACTACCTTGCGACATACAGTATACCAAATTGCGGTTGCATCAATCAGTACGCAGGATGCCGCTTTGCACAACTAACTGCAACGTCACAAAAGCGCTTTAATCCTAACCGCGGCCTCATCCTCCGTGGGGAGAGGAttgttgttcttatttttcAACACTACGTGACTGTTTACCGGAAAGGAGGAGCACTCCGAGCAGGAACATTTCGAATGCACTTTGCAATACAGAGGGCGACCGGGAAGAGACATGCAAAAGGAATTTCAGGCCCAAGGTGAAGCAAATTTGAACAAATCACGTTGAGGGAAAAGGCCGGGTGACAGTTCAGCATTGAGGCATCGTTTTACACAGGGTGACGACTACAAAGCCATCAAATGGTGTCCCTTTGCCATTTGTAGTCCCTCTGCGTGAAGGGGGTTGAGGTGGCAAGCGCTAAGAGGAGCAAACATGGCGGAAAGCCAACATTATTGCCTCAAGTCCTTAGCTCATGCTTTGTTTTGTAGAAGGCTGCACTCGAAGCATGGACCAGCGTGGAGCAAATACAGACATTGGTGCTACGAGAGAACCCACGAACCCAAAATGGCTAAGCACCAACACCACGGCTACAGAGTAGATTTCAAGCCGCT
Protein-coding sequences here:
- the acvr1ba gene encoding activin A receptor type 1Ba isoform X1, encoding MAVKHTGRALLALLGLLAVGNALRCNCTTCEKTGYECETDGACMASTYTIQGKEQHVRICINRDNLVPPGQPFYCLSAEGLLNTHCCYVDYCNSIDLKVPVPTKEDISGSAGSWGPVELAAVIAGPVFLLCVLLMVGVFLFQYHQRAYSHRQRLEVEDPSCDHLYLAKDKTLQDLIYDMSTSGSGSGLPLFVQRTVARTIVLQEIIGKGRFGEVWRGKWRGGDVAVKIFSSREERSWFREAEIYQTIMLRHENILGFIAADNKDNGTWTQLWLVSDYHEHGSLFDYLNRYSVTIEGMIKLALSAASGLAHLHMEILGTQGKPGIAHRDLKSKNILVKKNGMCAIADLGLAVRHESITDTIDIAPNQRVGTKRYMAPEVLDESINMKHFDSFKCADIYALGLVYWEIARRCNAGGETRARTRRHTHTSAQQSLQDAPDRFHCAYMAGIHEEYQLPYYDLVPSDPSIEEMRKVVCDQKLRPNVPNWWQSYESLRVMGKIMRECWYANGAARLTALRIKKTLSQLSVEEDIKM
- the acvr1ba gene encoding activin A receptor type 1Ba isoform X2, yielding MAVKHTGRALLALLGLLAVGNALRCNCTTCEKTGYECETDGACMASTYTIQGKEQHVRICINRDNLVPPGQPFYCLSAEGLLNTHCCYVDYCNSIDLKVPVPTKEDISGSAGSWGPVELAAVIAGPVFLLCVLLMVGVFLFQYHQRAYSHRQRLEVEDPSCDHLYLAKDKTLQDLIYDMSTSGSGSGLPLFVQRTVARTIVLQEIIGKGRFGEVWRGKWRGGDVAVKIFSSREERSWFREAEIYQTIMLRHENILGFIAADNKDNGTWTQLWLVSDYHEHGSLFDYLNRYSVTIEGMIKLALSAASGLAHLHMEILGTQGKPGIAHRDLKSKNILVKKNGMCAIADLGLAVRHESITDTIDIAPNQRVGTKRYMAPEVLDESINMKHFDSFKCADIYALGLVYWEIARRCNAGGIHEEYQLPYYDLVPSDPSIEEMRKVVCDQKLRPNVPNWWQSYESLRVMGKIMRECWYANGAARLTALRIKKTLSQLSVEEDIKM